In Pseudonocardia sp. DSM 110487, the sequence CGTGATGGACCACGCCTCTCACCACCTGCAGGAGGAGCGCCCGCAGGCCTACTACTCGGTGGTCTCGGGCTTCCTGGACTCGCTGCCGGCAGGCGGCGTGCCGGCAGGCTCGCTCGCAGGGCTTGGAGCCCGATGAAGGTGCGCCCGATGAAGATCCGCAGGCCGCTGGTCGTGCTGGCACTGGTGGGCGCCGTGTTCGCGGTGCGCAAGCTCGCCGCGCACAGCAACACACAGGTCCACCGCATCAACCAGAAGTAAGGACTCCCCGTGAGCATCTGGACCGAACTCAGCCCGATTCCGTTCCGCGTCGAGTACGTCGACGCCGCAGGCGTCCCCACCCGGGCGCTGCGCGCAGGCAACCCCGACGCGGAGTCGGTGGTGTTCCTGCACGGCACGAGCGGACACCTGGAGGTGTTCACCCGCAACGTCGTGGCGCACGCCGAGTACGACGTGCACGCGATCGACATGCTCGGCCACGGCTACACCGGCAAGCCGGACCGCCCGTACGAGATCGCGGACTACGTCCAGCACCTGGTCGACTACTTCGACGCGGTCGGGATCGCGCGGGCGCACATCGTCGGCGAGTCGCTCGGCGGCTGGGTCGGCGCCCGGACCGCCGCCACACACCCCGAGCGCGTCCAGAGCCTGCAGCTGCTCTGCGCGGGCGGGACCGTGGCCAACCCCGCCGTCATGG encodes:
- a CDS encoding alpha/beta fold hydrolase, which gives rise to MSIWTELSPIPFRVEYVDAAGVPTRALRAGNPDAESVVFLHGTSGHLEVFTRNVVAHAEYDVHAIDMLGHGYTGKPDRPYEIADYVQHLVDYFDAVGIARAHIVGESLGGWVGARTAATHPERVQSLQLLCAGGTVANPAVMERIKTSTRNAVTTDDVELTRQRLRLLMADPEDATEELVEVRHAIYHAPDFVANVDNLLSLQDMERRTRNLLTPEELARITQPTLIVWGRENPFGEVPEASAMHENIPGSQLELFERCGHWPQHEQAELYNPISLEFLRKAGR